Within the Miscanthus floridulus cultivar M001 chromosome 17, ASM1932011v1, whole genome shotgun sequence genome, the region CGCTGCATTGCATCAGGACGCGCCCGTGACAGCGATCGGATGGACTCCCAAGTAATTAACCGTCCGGATCTCTCTCCGGCCCTTGAAGATTATTCCTTCCCTCGGTCCGTTGCTTGGAAGGGAGGGGAAAGGTGGCGAAAGCAACAGAAAAGCACCCGGGGAAAAGGCACTCAGCAGCCGGCGAGTCAGCACGAGCACCCGGGGCCGGCGGGGGTAACCGGAAGAAAAGCCGCGGGCTCGCTCAGTCGCTCTACCTCTACTGCTCTGCTCGGGTGAGCTGACGACAACCAGATGATGGCAACGGAcgggcgaggcagcggcggcggcggcacatgCATATCCCATATATCCCGTATATATCCGCGTAACGCCCGCCGGGCACTCGTGGACGGCGGTGCGTGGACCGTGGCCTCGCACCGTGGCCCACCCGGCCTGACGCCGTCCGACTCAGAGACGTGCGGCGGTGTGCGGTGTGCTCGGTGCGGTGCCGTCCACTTGTACTCGCGCGCGGTGCGTCCATGCCGGGCCTGCTCAGTCTGACGCGGTTGCCGCCTGGGAAGATACTACCCATACCGCCGTCCCCGAATCGGTGCGAGTGCGGCGAGCCTGCTGCGGCGCGGCGGCGACCATGATATCCAGAACTCGACCCAGCGTTTCTTCGCCTTTTCAGTGATGTGACGTGACGTCCAACCATCTTGCGCCACGTGGTGTTGGATCCGTCCGGCGAGTGACCTGAGAAATCCGAACCAACGCTGCGTCCGCGTCGAACATCACACTTGTGCTGGGTAAGATTACTCCGCGACGGAGGGGATTGCTGAGGCAGGCAGCGCATCGAGCATATCGCTGGCTTCGCTTGCGTGCGTGATCAGACGGCTGGCAACCGGCTGTACGTGCCGTGTGGACCAACTGAGCTGAGCTAGTGAGCTACGCCCAACGCCCTCTCTTTCACAGTCTGGAAACGTTGGAAAGCACAGGCGGACAGCGGTGAAGGGTGAGAACCTACAGCGCGGCCAGGGGAGCCACCTCCCTGATCCCGCACCGACACGCTATCCTGAACCAGAAGCGTTCGAGGAGTCCGCAGTGCATTGGCAGGCAAGCAGGGGAAGCGCTGGCCGCCGGGCGGGGTGGATCGGCACCCACGGCACACGGCAGCATATCCCCTGTCTCCACTCCTCGTCGCCCCCAGCCTGACGGATCCCCACCGGGATAAGCAACCGGAGTCCAGAGGACGCGAACGCGACGCTTACTCGTAAGGTGGTGTCTAGATCAGTGTAAAGTCGGGAGATGTCACGTCGAATGTTGCGTGGGATATCGTATAGAgtgtttgatactaataaaaaaaacaaactaaGCCGTAGCGGACGcatgggttactgtagcactttattgttaaatcataaactaattaaaCTTAAAAGATTTATCTAGTAAAGTAGccgtaatctgtgtaattagttatttttttaatatatatttaatactttagatATGTgtttaaatatttgatgtgatggggTGTAAAGTTTTTATAAGGGTTTAAAGGGGCACCCCTGCTGGTACTGCTAGTATGCTAGCCCCCATTTTTTAATGTCGCCAGCCGGCGGCTCGCACGTGGTCCGTTCCTGGACCCCCGGGTTACGGAGCCCGAGCTCTCAAGGTTTTTGACAGTGCGGGCAGAGACCCTTTCTGCGTCCGCGCTGACGCTGCGCTTTTCCGTGTCGACGCGGCTCTCTCGCCTTGGAACCTTCGGTGCGTGCCGTGCTGGGGAAGCTCGACCGGAGCCGAGCACGGTGAATGGAGATTGACCTCTAGTAGGCAGGGCTCTTGTGCCCTTCCCCGTCATCGTCCGGGTCACTGAGTCACGCGCAGTCACGGCTACGCGGTCGGCGCAAAGCGACTGGTATTTCCCTCACGGTTTTACACCTGTACGCGGAGCGCAGCGGTGAATTTTACGTGTGAATTCGATGCAGCGAACAGGAATGATTCTATGCCAGAAAGtgaggattttttttaaaaccgCAGAAAGAGAGGAttttgaaaaaagaaaagaagaaagtttCTGCAAATCCAGAGTGGGGATGAACAGAGCAAAATTGGGGCAAGAACGAAATCCATTGCATTGTTTGTGTCATACAGTAATTTACATGGAACTTCACCTTCACAGGGTGAATTCACACGGAGATGCCACTCGTGATCAGGTGAAGCGTCGGTTTCTCCTACATTGTGGGCGCCGTCAACGTCAATGTCGAGGGGCTCGGCGGCCTCTGCCCTCGCTTCTTCCTCGCTTCCGGCACCGCCATCGTCGATGCAAGGGACGTCCTCGTCCGCTGTCGCGTTCGTCGCGTCGGACGACGATGTTTCGGCGGGAGCAGAGAGCACGTCGATCCAGCCCTCGTCGGAGTCCCAGTCCGGCAGCGCCGAAGCGGGGCAGGCCAGCGCCCCGATCCTCTCGGCGGTGCTCTGTGCCGACACCACGTCGTGGTCGTCGTCGTAGCTGTCGGACTCCCAGAATGCCGCGTCCAGCGTGCTCTTGGGCGACACCCACCTGCCCTTGGCGGCGTCCAGGTCCAGCGCCGCCCGGCAGTCGGAGGTGCCGCTGGCGGAGGCGATGAACGGGTGCTCCAGCAGCTGCGCCGCCGTGGCCCGGTCGCTGGGGCGCCGCGCCAGGCACCTGCCCAGGAAGTCCTTGGCCTCGGCGGACAGCCACCGGGGCACCTCGGGAACGGCGTCCGTGTACCCGATGAGGCGCACCGCGGC harbors:
- the LOC136516097 gene encoding mitogen-activated protein kinase kinase kinase 18-like, yielding MAMAVSGGRWTRVRTLGRGASGAEVFLAADHDSGELFAVKSAPAASAGAELLRRERGLMAGLRSPHVVPCIGGRGGRDGSYQLFLEFAPGGSLADAVARNGGRGLDERAVAAYAADVAAGLAYVHGAGLVHGDVKPRNVVIGGDGRAKLADFGCARMAADGDGPIGGTPAFMAPEVARREAQGPPADVWALGCTVIEMATGRAPWAGVDDVLAAVRLIGYTDAVPEVPRWLSAEAKDFLGRCLARRPSDRATAAQLLEHPFIASASGTSDCRAALDLDAAKGRWVSPKSTLDAAFWESDSYDDDHDVVSAQSTAERIGALACPASALPDWDSDEGWIDVLSAPAETSSSDATNATADEDVPCIDDGGAGSEEEARAEAAEPLDIDVDGAHNVGETDASPDHEWHLRVNSPCEGEVPCKLLYDTNNAMDFVLAPILLCSSPLWICRNFLLFFFQNPLFLRF